The following are encoded together in the Pseudomonadota bacterium genome:
- a CDS encoding type II toxin-antitoxin system VapC family toxin translates to MMVVDCSVTMPWLLKNDASGYSEKTLDALLTGSAIVPALWHLEVQNVLLMFERRKRILRSESEQFCRLLADLPITTDDTPERVSTGTAVALARECGLTIYDAVYLDLAIRTGTPFATLDKALRKAARRASVKLWNG, encoded by the coding sequence ATGATGGTTGTCGATTGCTCGGTGACAATGCCCTGGCTCCTCAAGAACGACGCGAGCGGCTATAGCGAGAAAACACTGGACGCGCTGCTAACGGGATCCGCGATTGTACCGGCGCTCTGGCATCTCGAGGTGCAGAACGTGCTGCTGATGTTCGAGCGTCGCAAAAGGATCCTGCGATCGGAATCCGAGCAGTTCTGCCGACTCTTGGCTGATCTTCCTATTACCACGGACGATACGCCGGAGCGGGTGAGCACCGGAACAGCGGTAGCGCTCGCCAGAGAATGCGGATTGACGATCTATGATGCCGTTTATCTGGATCTGGCCATACGCACAGGGACCCCCTTCGCGACGCTCGACAAGGCCCTGCGCAAAGCAGCCAGACGCGCCAGCGTCAAACTATGGAATGGCTAG
- a CDS encoding type II toxin-antitoxin system prevent-host-death family antitoxin, translated as MKQIGSYEAKTHLPRLLKEVERGETFTITNHGRPVARLVPIRPATRSGEDAVAAIKRVRPARNCSDIPLDTVTEAMKQGRR; from the coding sequence ATGAAGCAGATAGGATCTTACGAGGCTAAAACCCATCTTCCCCGCCTGCTAAAGGAGGTGGAACGGGGCGAGACCTTCACCATCACCAACCACGGCAGACCCGTCGCCCGGTTGGTTCCCATCCGGCCAGCGACCCGGTCCGGGGAAGATGCCGTCGCTGCCATCAAGCGTGTGCGACCCGCGCGTAATTGTTCCGATATTCCGCTCGATACGGTGACCGAGGCCATGAAGCAAGGTCGGCGATGA
- the urtE gene encoding urea ABC transporter ATP-binding subunit UrtE — MLRVAQLNHYYGESHTLWDLDLEVAAGSCTCLIGRNGVGKSTLLKCIMGLLPLKSGVMRMEATDLTPLPAYKRAALGIGYVPQGREIFPLLTVEENLKVGLGARRNGARRVPPIVFETFPVLKDMLHRQGGDLSGGQQQQLAIARALVLEPRLLILDEPTEGIQPNIVREIGDIILRLNREHGLTVLLVAQKLPFARRVADHFCIMNKGRIVAAGATAELTDALIQRYLAV, encoded by the coding sequence ATGCTACGCGTCGCGCAATTGAACCACTATTACGGCGAGAGCCACACCCTATGGGATCTCGATCTGGAAGTCGCGGCCGGTTCGTGCACGTGTTTGATCGGCCGCAACGGCGTGGGCAAGAGCACGCTGCTCAAGTGCATCATGGGACTGTTGCCGCTCAAGTCCGGCGTCATGCGCATGGAGGCGACGGACCTGACTCCCCTTCCGGCGTACAAACGCGCGGCGCTCGGCATCGGCTACGTCCCCCAGGGGCGCGAGATCTTCCCGCTGCTCACGGTCGAGGAAAACCTCAAGGTGGGCCTCGGCGCGCGCCGCAACGGAGCGCGGCGGGTACCCCCGATCGTGTTCGAGACCTTTCCGGTGCTCAAGGACATGCTGCATCGTCAGGGCGGTGATCTCTCCGGCGGTCAGCAACAACAGCTTGCCATCGCACGCGCCCTGGTCCTGGAACCGCGGCTGTTGATCCTGGATGAGCCTACCGAAGGAATACAGCCCAACATCGTGCGCGAGATCGGCGACATCATTCTGCGCCTGAATCGGGAACATGGGTTGACGGTGTTGCTGGTCGCGCAGAAGCTCCCGTTCGCGCGCCGCGTGGCCGACCATTTTTGTATCATGAACAAGGGCCGCATCGTCGCGGCGGGCGCCACGGCCGAGCTCACCGACGCGCTGATTCAGCGCTATTTGGCGGTTTGA